From the genome of Electrophorus electricus isolate fEleEle1 chromosome 14, fEleEle1.pri, whole genome shotgun sequence:
ATTCAAAGGATTCCTCAAACAGTGGGTTGAGCTCACAGTTTATGATCTTGGTATAGTGCGGTTCAACTTGTGGGAAGATGTGCTTCGGTTCCAGAGAAATCTGAACAAAGGGATCGCTGGAGCCTGCAGAGAAACAGTTCAGAAATCACACAGCATCACAGCCTTTGGAGCCTTGAGCAGAACCTACCTACGTCATGAAGCAGGTGAGAAATATTTCAAATCcaaatgcatttgtatttattctGAAACACAGCAGATGACTGACTTCCACTGCTCCTGTTCTGGACATTTTGAGGTAAATTGGACCCAAAACAGGTTTTCCTTCAGTCCAAATGTGGTTATTCTAATTCCACACATCATTGCTAAACTCATACAAAAAGGTTCTTTATTACTTCAGGGGAAGGACCCTACACCACTGTCAAAATATCATCTTTTGCAAAATTGTCCTTGGCATGTCATCATCTTTGGAAGGTCTCGCATGTCACGCCAGGAACACTTGTTACGCCGATGCCTACCATTAGAGTCCAGGGGGATGAGGTTGACGGCGTTCAACACCTCTACACGCAGCTTCTCATCTGAGCGCTTGTAGGAGATGATGAGCGTCACTGCGCCGTACTTCTCGCCGTGACACACTTTCTGTTACAGACATAAATAACCCAAGTGCTCTCACCCGCGTACACGTGACTACAGGCATGCTGGATCCACTAAAAGACACAAACAAGAATATTCACCTGCTCCCAGACTTTCCTCTCAAAAAACTTCTCCATCAGCTGTTTGCAGGTCATGGAGTTCAGCATCAAGTGGTTTTGCAGAGCCTGGAGTGGGAAATATGGACAGATGAAAACAAGACAGGCTATCCAGGCACAAGTAGACATCATATCTGCCAGTAGTGTACAGTGTTTCAAGAAAGTATCTTATTTTAGCAACAATTTTAGCAGTGCTTAAGATTTTTTTGACTGTCTGAACACTGATAATTAGTTCTGACCTTATACtcctctgtgtgcagtgtgttgagagGAAGCCCGTTGCCTTCAGCATGAAAGCACTGCTCCAGACACTACCAAACAGCACATACAAAAATACTCAGTTAATGGCTTAGCAGTTAAAAATGTACAGCGTATACAAGGAATATCAGGAAATATCTGGAagctgatttctttttttttttgcctgcctTGTGAGTCAACTGGAGACTAGGTTTCTCAAAATACCGTAGTGTAATTAGACTGAATTCACCTGGTTGGGTCACATGATCAGGTTGAATGACCTGATGTTGGTCAAATGAAGCTAAATGTTTCTCAGAACTCTAAAATCCTGTGGTTCATGTCTGCCCATGTCTGTCTAAAGTGTTGacgtaaaaaaaaagaaaaacccatgACATAAACCTGCAACCCTGATGACTAAGATGGGAACAGGTGACATAAGACGGGATAGAGATGTAAGCAGTAGAATCGCCCCCATAGCTCTGGGTCCCCATAGACCTTTTTGTGCTGTGGCAGGTTGTAGTTTAGAAATGGatgctgcacattagcggtaGACTTGGAGCTCAATTGTGCAGGAAGCTTCCCCTGTAAGAGAAGGGGCGTGTGTAGAGAGAGTGAACCTGCAGTGTGAACTGCAGCCTCTGGAAGTAGATCACACTGCTGTCCTCCTGCTGGGAGACCTGATGCAGTATCTTCACTGAGTTTGTCCACAGCGGAGTCAACAAActgagagaaagcaaaaaaaaaagaggaaaaaaaaaaaaacaggtgaatACTGTATCATaacttgacctctgacctcatgGCATCAGGCTTTTGATGACCTTAGAAAGTCtaaaacattttgcattaaAGTGCGGAGTAAAGTCACGCCTGACTTAATATGTGACCATGTGGTTCTCAGACAGGCCAGTTATGGCTGTGATGTGATGTACCGACACCAGAGATCAATATACACTCTAGCCAACACACAATGTCCTTATACAAAAATTATATTGCCAAGCATCTCTGCtgaaagaggaaaggaaagacaCCTGCTGAAGTTCTCCTGTACCAGATTTTCATTCATGTACTTCAGCTCTTTCTCCAGATACTTCATCAGAGGATTCACTGCCTGGtgggggagaggcagagagatgacTGCAGCTCTGTGAACCAACACGTTTGCTCTGACCATAAGTCTCAGTGGCGTTTCGTGCATACATCCTCCGTGGATCTGGAAGGCAGCCTGTGTCGTGTGGCCATCCCGCGGACGAACGCCTCgatgtctgtgtgcatctggGAAGACGGAGGAGAAACAGGAGCAGTCAGTGCTGGGACACTATGGTGAAAgtattctcacacactctctgtgaTCAGCTCATCTTGGAGCCCAGTCGATGGAAAATGGTCTCTTGTAAAGGTATTTAGTAACTAGTGTGGATAAGTATAGCGTTTATAtctttatctgtttttttaattatcattttAGGAGAGaaaattagacattttattCACTAGCAAAGGACTTTAGTAAGATCCTGTTTAAAGCCTCAGATTAATTAGATGATTCTGGATTATATTTTTGACTAACATGTATGGAGTTTTGCTAGGTGATTATCGGCCTTTTTGAATAAGAGCGTTCCCAAATATGagtgtaagcacacacacacacacacacacacacacacacacacggcattgTTAACATAATTGTTACATAATGCAAGGGACAGACACCAAGTCTAGTGTCCGTCGGCTGTGTTGTCTTGCACAGACTCCCACGGCCGTGATGTCACAGATGTCCGTAAAAGAGTGTTACCTTCTTCCCAAGGGTGTCAACAGCCGAGCGGATCTCACGGTTCAggacagcctgtgtgtgctgcagctgGGACGGAAGTGTGTTCTGGAACTGCGCCTCTCCAATCACATTGCGTGTCCGCTCACGAAGTCCTGCCCAGTTGAGCTGCTGAGGGAGACGGTTCAGCACCGAGTGCAGATGCTCCAGGTCGTtgaccaccacacacagctggagGCAAAACCAGACTGATCACCTTTCTCCAGAAAACCTGAGAAACTGTAGAGCTAGAAGTAGTTAGTGTAGTGGTGCGTCTGAGTGGAGTCTCTCTCCTTCCGCCTCTTGTCTTGGGCTCACCATGTTGACAGCACTGCCAGGGTCGGAGTTCTCCGAAAGCCTCTGCACCCGAGACTTCAGTAAACGGCAGTATGAGGAAGCAATCTTGCACATATCCTAACAGAGACATCAGAACTCGTATCAGAgttaaaatgataaacatgacattttatcatatatgataaaaaaataagtagaaaaaatgttatttcttcCTAGAATACATCTACAAGTTACGTATAAGTTAGAATGTTGGGATTACAATGGCGCTTCTTTTGtaatgcctttgtgtgtgtcgTTATCTTCTGATTTGGGGATTTCTTCACGTTTGACTGTATAAAATCCTTAAACTTTAACCACTTTTGGGTCTGCTTAGAGTCATAAGTTGGTATATCGCTCAGTCACAGACTCAGCTGttagcctaaaacacacagacttGCGCTTGTCTGCAAGTGCGGCACGCGAGTTTGGTTAGTCAGCCTAGAATAACCGGGAGCCTAGACTGTGTGAAGGTTGGTGAGTGTTAGGCAGGACGCTGGCAGGAGTTCCTAACACCAGCACGCACCTCTGTGAGCTTGACCATGAGCATGAATCCCTCCTCGGAGTCGGGCCAGCCCAGCTGTTCCCACAACTGCCAGAGAGGTTGCAGACATGCGGCCAGGTCCACGGCAGAGGAGCTGTGCTTCACCGCTACTGCCCCCGTCTGGAGAGGCTGCAGCTGCgcacacagagggggagagccCCTTTTAAATCTCCCACCCACATATCAGTGTCATCTTTATGATCGTTCATTTAACCATGTCGGTCTTcatttacacattcacactGGTCTAAATCTCTCTTAAGAGATGGACCACACGAGAGTCCTGAGGATGGGGAAAGCTCACCTGATCCACCTCCACCGCCTTCTCCACCCGCTCCAGGGTGGTGCTGAACGCTTTATTCAGCCAATAAGGAAGAGCCTCCCGAAAGTCCTCGTGGAAGCTGGTTAACTGCAGGAGTTTCCCTCTATGCAAAACAGGATATGTGGGCAAGACCCCTATATTTCACTTCAGGACATTTCATATGCCAAAACAATAACAGgccaaatataaatatattttcatataagAGAGGTGTCAGGTGTCCAATAAAACCCTTTGCTCCAGACTGATCTCCACTGAAGAGACACAATCATTATTTCATCAATGTACAATTTCACAACAtattagtttttttattttgttttgttttttttacttttccatTACAAGTACAATATACTAACGAATTGGGGAAAATTTTCTAAGTACACAAGCAGCATCTATCTTATGAACTCTAGCACCTCCTTGTGGCCTTAGATAAAGTGTATGGTAATAGTAAATAACACTACAAATCTGCACGCTTATGTTTTTGGTTGAATGTTATGAAGTTGCACCTCTTCTGTAGATACGCTTTGTCTTTGTGGATGGCTTGCAGACTCAGGTACATGGGAAAGAGACTGTTAGCCAGAGACTGATCCATGTGATCCTCTAACTGAGACAGTGTGGCTCGAACTTCTACTGCCAACTgcatacacaccacacgcacacaaacttgAATCAACAACAGATACTTACTAATAAAAACCACAGATACTGTGTAATGAATGTGATGAGAGTGTATTCTCATCACATAGAAAGATGTTTTAGCCCAACTGAGGGGGCGTTCTCACCAGTGCATCCAACTTCTGGTACACTATTGTAAACACATCTAACTGCACGGCGCTAGGAAGACATAAAGAGAGCAAATTATGAAAATAACAGATTTGAATGGGTGAATTTATGGTCAGTGGTTACTCTCCTACATAGTGAAGTACCTGACAAACACCCTGTTCCAGACATCCTTGTTGAGACGAATGTCCTCCTGCACTTCCCTAATCAAAAGACAGAGGGCACTAACGCTCTCCAGCAGATCCTGTAACAGGTGGACGTCAACatttaattaagtaaattaagtCAATTTAATGGAAAATCCAGAAATATTGTTTAGCATTTTACCTTGGTCATTGGCTGATGAAGCCCCTTTTTAATGTTAAACCATTCTTCTGTACCAttctattaaaaacaataacattccTATTTAAAATTTTGTAACTTTACAAAATTAACTTATATATAGTTAATTGTACCATTAATTACgttaatacattaattatgtattaatgACTTCTTAATTAGAAttcatgtgtgtttggttcTCACAATTACAGCATCGATGACCTCATCGTGTAGGTCAAAATTAGCAGGGTTGAGCTTCTGGAAGGCTCGGGTTTTACAGATTTGGACCagaactctacacacacacacacacacacacacacacacacaaaacaaatgcatttaacTAATTTCAGTCTGCAAATAACACAAGCCTAAGATCTCAGAATCAGTGCCCAGTTGCCTACCTGAGCAGTGTGTGTAGCCGTGGGGTGGTTTGGGGCGTTGGTTGAAATATGTCCCTATATTTAGAGACTAAACACAGACCGTACTTCAGAAAGCCATGCAGAGAGTCTCCTAGCTCTTGTTTCTGTTGGCCAACATACCCACACATGCcaaaagttaaacaaaaaatcaaatgaaCTGTCACACTTGGAAAATACTGTTGGTATCACTTAACAACACAAGAAATTTTAGAGCAGGTGGAGTGTTTAAACCAGGTTTGTTTATCTCACATATATGCCCTGTTTTAATCCTAGCAGTTTACAGAATGGTGTGAAATTATCAATGTTTCATCAGCTCACAGCAGCAAGCAATACTCATCGCACCCACTAACACACTCTCCCATACTTCAGGGTTAAAACTTAATACCTAAACAATGTGTACCACTTTAGCTTTAGCAGAATGCGATCATGTAGCAAACGTGATGTGACCTCACTTCCGGTACACCTCAAAATGCTACATGGCCCACgtgggggaaaaaagatgaTATGTATGAGCACATTTAATATGGACActttctttctaaaaaaaaaagtggatatTCTGTTCCTACTTTCACATGCGTACTTCTGGAAGACTCAGACCTGCTGGTAAGGGAGCTCCTGTAGGTCCCAGTGGTACTCTATGCTGGTCAGTTGCTGAAACAGCACAGTGGAGTCCACCTCTAGACTCTGATACAGTTTACTGTAGGCCACCcacttcctgcacacacacgtacaaacattCAGACATGTAAACCAGCCATGGATGATGTCCCACTGTGGATCGTACAAGTCTATAACAACATTCTTGTATGTAGGATGCTTGCAAAAActcatactacacacacacacacacacacacacacacacacacaaatcctagATTTCAATCAAGCATTGTTAAAGTTCCACTATTTAAATAGAAGAATGTCCTAGAATATCAGCGGCTCAGGAGGAAACCCACGCTAGGTCTTGCAAAAATGGGGAGATGTCATTCTGGGTGGCATAGTGCTCCAGCAGGGTGGTGCCCTCCCCACAGATCTCGCCCTTCCAGGGCCTGCTGTCCTGTGGGGAGACAAGAACGGACAGATTGCAGGGGAACGAAAATGAACAACGACCGAGGCGCTGCAGCCCAGGTCACACTGGGGAAGGATCAGGAACAGCTGCAGCATATCTGCTGCATATCTCTGCTCTGGCAAAACTAGGCTGACTGAATTAGCTGAAGTCCATGCTCGAGCACTCACCAGTAAAGCTTCAGTAAGCCAGACCAGAACGCCCTTTGAGAAATGCTAGTTTGATGAATGCTAAGAATATAActgggcggggcgggggggcatTTTACGTGAACCGTGTAATCAGCGGAGCGCCATGGCATCGTCGCTCTCAACACTGCAGGTGTGGAAGGAGGTACGCTGGGGCACGCGCACGCAACATACCTGCTGTTTAGAGATGTGCGCGTGAACAAGCTGCTGCAAGATTCCGCTGTAGTTCACGTAAGGACTTCGGCCCGCGCTCAGAGTTTCGTCTCTCTGCCGACCACAAAAAGTCTTGTGTAAAATGCCTTACTGGGCCATTGCTGTAGTAGTAAACGGCCTGGATCTGCTCGCTCCGTACAGTCGGGCGCACCGAGCCGACTGGCGCCCACCTCTTTGTGGATCAGTTTGAGCTGCAGGTGGCATTTGCCGCGGTCCGGATACGTCTCTGTTTGGGGTCCAAGATTGTACCATCTGTCCTCTGTGCAGTGGAGGTCCTGTCATTCATATTGGCAAAGATATTACATTCGTTTGCCAttggatgttttgttttatgagtAAATTGTCCAGTGCGTCACCTGCAGTCTGAGGACAATATTTCCCAGGAAATCGTCCTGACCCTTCTCCTTTTTTGCGTCCTTTATCATCCTGTAATGGGATGATATTGAATAACAAATCAACAATGTTACTGCCATGTGAATAATGCGcaagcatgtgtgcgtgcgcgcgcttgTGTGAAACACAGATAAGTAGGCAGCGTGACCTTTTCAGGCCGTAGAAGTTTGTTCGGAACTCGTCGAGTTTTTGAGCGAGCGAAACCTCTTCGTCTTTATCCCtgtgaagcagacagacagaaagcgCCTCATTAAGACCCACCACCCACTTCCTTTCACCGCACTGACTCAGCTAAAATGCTCGCCCACCGTGCAGGGGAAAGGCTTTTACTCACATCATTTCCATGTGGAAATTGGCGCTGGTTATGTTTTCAAACACCCTaatcaacagaaacagaaactgaaacacCGTTTCGCCATCACaaattatctcacacacacacacacatatatatatggcaGTTAGCTGACGCTCtgatccaaagcgacttacaaaactACTCAGAGAATGTATCCTAGCTGGTACAATCGAGTCCAAGATACCTACTAAGATACTGCTAGACACAGGAGTCAATGCTGATACTTAACAAAATGAGCATATGTTGCTCGCCGTGCCAGTCCCTGATCATCCTCCGGGTTCATCTACTAACATGAGTTGTGTGCTACAGAATATCAGTGACTCCCAACCCCACTGCTTTCCCTGAGCTCCCCATATGCTACACACTTTCAAACACGAACTCATTCAGCTCTGGGCTGCACCTCTGTGCTGTCGATCATATTGGAAAAACGCACAAATGTGCagtgtctctttttttccagGCGCACAACTGACAGCCTCCACTCTGAATATTAGTAATGTCACTACCGTTATTTAAATGACACCCAAACCACAGGAAATAGATGACTTACACATTGCAGCACTGTGACCCTTTTTAAACTATGACCCTTTTATGTAACTAGGAGTTGGATTCTTTTCTCAGAGTTTATTTATGATGATGTTTGTTTAAGCCTGGTGATCTTTCTGTGTTCAGATCACAGTGATATAGTTTTGTGCACTGGTGAACATGTCAGCCCATGAGAATCTgctctttcatttatttttacacccCACAAATCGTCACATTTTGCTAGATTTCTAGCGTCTTTTTTAATTCCGACTTTGAATTTGACGATCGGAATCTACATTATGCTACTCTCTCAAAACCACCACTATACGAAGACAATAACAGGAGTCGGTTTTTCTATACACTTACAGTGTAAAGGTTTCAACCCAGATCGGATTGAGTGTCTGTTTCTTAATATCGGTTTGGAAAATTTCTCCATGCTGGGCCAACTCCTTCACCACAGCTTTCTGTGGTTTGGCCCCTGCGCTGGTGCACGGAGGTTCCTGGCTTTTCTGCAGAATGCTCAGCAGGCAGTAAGGGTCGCTGAAGCCTTCCGAGCAGGAAAGAAGAAACAATTTACCAAGACATCTTATGAAAACGGTTCTGAAAAGGAAGTCTTTCCCTTGTGTTTGTGGTctaacttccttttttttttggctggttATTTGTGGAAGGATAAATATAGGTTTGTTATCAGCATGTTCTATAAAATGACAAGTGGGTGCTCGTTTTAGAACCAGAGGCACTCGTTTTGGGCACAGACAGCAGACATAGCCCCATACCGCTAACATCTTTTCCCAGAATCTCTTTGGCCTCCTTCACTGTGACCTTCAGAGCATAAACTGGCCGCTGTAAACGGTAAAAGGCCAAAGTGAGAAAAGCCATCATTCCCCTCGACCCAGCTTAGATAAGTGAATTAGGAGAAGTGCCAGTCAGCGGATTCACCTCTGCGTGCTTCACTTTGTCGTACAGGCTCTCGTGCTCAGCATCCGTCATGCCAAATGCCTTTAAAAACAGAGACCTTTTGTGTGCATTAGTATTTAGGTACAATAACatcacaataacattttaaagtataaaatgAAGTCTACTTTTTTACAAGGACTTTAATGTGGTGTGCTGAAAAATTCCAGTGTTGTGGATGGTTGTCTATAAGGCGTGTGATACTGTATGTTGTGGACGGTTGTCTATAAGGCATGTGATACTGTATGTTGTGGACGGTTGTCTATAAGGCGTGTGATACTGTATGTTGTGGACGGTTGTCTATAAGGCGTGTGATACTGTGTTCCCACCTCTTTGATATAGTCCAGTAGCTGACTGCTACTGTACTCCATTTTGCTTGTTGTTTTGCCCAGTCTGTGCTCGATGGTGTACAGGAGCTCCTTGTATAAAGGCTTGAGCTGCAGGCAATTCCAGGTTGTATTAATTCGTTATTGAATTCATCTATGGAGGTTAAGTGTAAATACTATACAATACATCTTAAATGTTGAGAGGGAAATTGGCTGGGCACATCGGAGTTGAATGTACATTTGACTTAATTGCATAATTGCTAACGTCCTCGTTTAAATGTAGCATACGCAAGTGAAATGAGTTTAGTACATCTCAAATGAGTCAAACCAATCGTTTCCTGTAAACCAGATATAAGAAATGTGGCGTGGGCAGTGCAGAGAAAGCAGTTCTCTGAGAGAGTGCTCGCCTGGTCTTTatgtctcctctccctctcctctgggTTCTCAGGGTCCTTGAAATCCTGCAGTGACATGACAGTACAGTTGGTCTGCATAATGCTTCTAGTGCATCCCCCACTTCTTTAAGATGATCGGCTAGTTCAAGAAGGCTTCCagtattctattctattctattctattctattctattctattctattctactcTATTCTTTCGCAGTATTCTAGTTGAACTGTATCTTTGACTCTAACCTGCTGCACTGGCTTAGATGCATTCtatggcaaagcacttttgtaagtcgcactggataaaagagtctgctaaatgcagaaaatataaatgcaaatgtaaaatgtttcctGGCCACTTATCAGGTATACATTGCAGGGGGAGCTCAACTCTGGATTTGACATGTGGAAACATCAGGACAAATAACTCTTtacctttctgtctttctgtctcctcgTGGTGCCCAACTTCCGTGCAGGAGACCCCtgataggcacacacacaggaaatgcatTTTGATTCAACTCAGTGATCAGCATGCACCATGCTAGCATAGCACTGCATCTCCACAGTAATCCTGAAAGCACTAGTGACCCAAAAACATCTCAGTGATCTGTTACACAAGTTTAAGTACACTAAAACATGATAGACTATTCCTGTAGGAACATGTGaatgaggtgaggtgaggtggaCAGTGTTCTGTCCAGAGGAACACAGCACCTGTCTCGTCCTGCCCCGGGGAGACCCTGGTCCTGATGGCAAGGACTGCATGGTCAGAAACAGTAGAAAAAATTATTcctttattaataattattgaTAATTAtccattatttaaatattctggCATTTTGGAGACTGGACATGGAACAATATAATGTGCCTAATGTTAGAGAACTAATATGAGTTCTAAAATTAGAGAACTAATATGattaattaacaaatgaatgaataaatagtATTTGTCTTCAAGGCAATTCACTGAGACAAGAAAActtcaattcagttcagttaaatAAAGGTTTAACAAGACTGAGGTTAATTAAACTTCTTATTTTAACATCCTGAAACTTGTGGTCATCATAATAACGCTCTGACTGATATGGCAGTTCTACATCACAAATACCAAGCCTATGCACATGAGTGAGCAATAATGTGGTCATATATCCTAGAGTTCCCCAAAATGTTTCCTTATTGCTTACACTGGGGGAACTTTGTAACGATGTCTACTGTCAGGGGTTTTATTTCACTTTCAGAATCTAGCCTCTGAAGCACTCAGATGTAAGCCAGTTCCACCCCTTAACAACTCTACACCTTTGCTGCACCACAGCAAACAATCTCCAGTTACGGTGTGACGTAGCTGGAAATAAGACTGCACTTACCACCATAAGTGGTAAGTGGTAAGTGgtaatgctaaaaaaaaaacccctgtgTTTTCCTGAACCCAAACTACACTATCTATACACCTACTTTCAAATGCGGGCTAGAGAGTAATACGAGAGATCTAATTTTGTTCCTATTTAATTAAACAGTATTAAACTGAGTTGGAGGAATCAGCAAAAGGCCACAACACATCCACCCTCTCATGCGTGGCGAACAAAGCATCATTAAGCATCGAGACCCACACAAACCGGTCATGAAGCTTTCAGGCACTTGCCTCTTGTGGTGGAACGAGCAGTCTGTCTGTGGTCGTTCCATCCTGGACCGGGACCATGCTGTCGGCCGGTGCCGCGAGGCTTGCGCTGTCTTCCCTATAACACTGATGGTCCGAGCCCTCTAGAGGAGTTCTTCTCCACTGCCAAACATTCAGTCAAGccaaatgtgcaaacagcacATACATTAAACAAATCCACTCAAATGAAAAGGGGCTCAGCAAAACATTCAGCTTAAACCTGCAAAGATGTCGTACATCTTCAGGGGTGAGACTTTAAGCATGTTGCGGAAGTTACCATTTCCTGTTTAAGGTTGGTCCTCTTACTCATAACTGTTTCTTCATCAGGTTCTTAGAGCAGAGACTGTTATCTGACTGCCTctctgcgctctctctcgctctctctctctctctctctctctctctctctctctctctctctctctctctctctctctctctctctctctatacatcttccttcctctctcaccGCATGCTggccctctctctgctctgtcactCCTGAAGTTCTTCAGGTTCATGGCAGAACTGCAAACAGCTTTGTATCTCTGACTTCATGAACATATCACACTGTTGAATATGTCATCTCACTGGGTAATATGCAGAGCTGCTAGATCAGCTTTGGTAATAAAAGAAACCTCTAAATGAATAACCCAGTCTATTTGCATCGGATGAATGTTAGAAACAATTACTTGTGTTATGTACTGTTAGGAGCCACCCAGATCAGGTAGGCTTACGCAGAGATAAGACAATCTCCAAAACGTTTCCCCCCCTTTTGTATATGGTATATTCAAAACATAACAAAGATTATACTACTTTTATAGCTGTTTGTGATTGTATTAAAAGTGAGAAGAATGAGTAGgatctattttttatttgtgcagGTAAAGAGGACCAGTTTGGGTACTTATGCAACCCTTCTTCCCACAGCGTTTAAATGACTGCTATATCATGTATTTTTCCCTGCACTCCTATCCTTTCCGCCATCTGCAGTCACAATAGCCCCACTTTCACTAGCTTTACGTTTTAGCGCCACTGTGCGGCCAGTCATGGAATTGCATATGGGACATTGTTTATAGATAGCTGGATAGCTATTTTATTCTGGCAACCTCCAAGCTAACTAGCCATCTATCTGAGACAGGGACAAAGTAATGTTAGTTAGGTGGCTAACTAATTAACTTGTCGAGTTAATTAGCCTAGCTAACGCCCCTAGAGATGTGATACGGTCAACTGTTGGCTAGCCAGTTAATGTTAAGTTTCTATCGACATTCATTGCCCTAATAATTAGTTTTACCTTCTAAAGGTTATTTTTGACAGGAGGATACCTAGAAGCTAAGTGTACTAAGCGTTTATATATGCGCCGCTGGTGTAGTGGTATCATGCAAGATTCCCATTCTTGCGACCCGGGTTCGATTCCCGGGCGGCGCACAGTTTTTTGGGCTATCAAGATATCAAAACGTACTTTATGTTAACAAAAACTGTAGCATATAATTAGATTGCACGAACATGGTTCTAGTACAGTTCATCTAAACCAAAAATGCAAGAGAAATCTTCCTAGACTGTTAAAAGTAAAGTGCGCCGCGTCTGTTGTCGCTTAGCAACGCACTGAACAGTCTCCGCCGAGCACGTGAAGTGCAGAAGTGGcgaaaaatatttacacagagaaatcgaaaaaatataaaatatttacgTGTCATATCGAGATGCATAGGCTGGCCAGAGAGAGGAGCGAGTGGAGCGTTGACGGTACAGCGCGGTTTAGCTGTAAAAAAGAAAACGACGAGTTCAACGTGTGCGGGGGTTGCAAATCATGTCTCTTCCCTACCCAGCTGTACGATTCAACAGAGTGGCTGCTTAGAGCTGACGAGTCATTCAAACGAAGGTTCCTCGCTGGGATCCTAGTGCGCTGTCAGAGTGTGGAAATTCTGGAAAATATCCTAAATGTTTTGCAGGGCACGCTGGGCAAAGATTTCACGTACGCCAGGAGCCACGTTAAAGCTAGCATCCCGGAGGACCCGGGTAGCTTCGACTCGGATGGGACACTCGATCCGGA
Proteins encoded in this window:
- the unc13d gene encoding protein unc-13 homolog D isoform X2 encodes the protein MVPVQDGTTTDRLLVPPQESLPSGPGSPRGRTRQGSPARKLGTTRRQKDRKDFKDPENPEERERRHKDQLKPLYKELLYTIEHRLGKTTSKMEYSSSQLLDYIKEAFGMTDAEHESLYDKVKHAERPVYALKVTVKEAKEILGKDVSGFSDPYCLLSILQKSQEPPCTSAGAKPQKAVVKELAQHGEIFQTDIKKQTLNPIWVETFTLVFENITSANFHMEMMDKDEEVSLAQKLDEFRTNFYGLKRMIKDAKKEKGQDDFLGNIVLRLQDLHCTEDRWYNLGPQTETYPDRGKCHLQLKLIHKERDETLSAGRSPYVNYSGILQQLVHAHISKQQDSRPWKGEICGEGTTLLEHYATQNDISPFLQDLAKWVAYSKLYQSLEVDSTVLFQQLTSIEYHWDLQELPYQQKQELGDSLHGFLKYGLCLVSKYRDIFQPTPQTTPRLHTLLRVLVQICKTRAFQKLNPANFDLHDEVIDAVINGTEEWFNIKKGLHQPMTKDLLESVSALCLLIREVQEDIRLNKDVWNRVFVSAVQLDVFTIVYQKLDALLAVEVRATLSQLEDHMDQSLANSLFPMYLSLQAIHKDKAYLQKRGKLLQLTSFHEDFREALPYWLNKAFSTTLERVEKAVEVDQLQPLQTGAVAVKHSSSAVDLAACLQPLWQLWEQLGWPDSEEGFMLMVKLTEDMCKIASSYCRLLKSRVQRLSENSDPGSAVNMLCVVVNDLEHLHSVLNRLPQQLNWAGLRERTRNVIGEAQFQNTLPSQLQHTQAVLNREIRSAVDTLGKKMHTDIEAFVRGMATRHRLPSRSTEDAVNPLMKYLEKELKYMNENLVQENFSSLLTPLWTNSVKILHQVSQQEDSSVIYFQRLQFTLQCLEQCFHAEGNGLPLNTLHTEEYKALQNHLMLNSMTCKQLMEKFFERKVWEQKVCHGEKYGAVTLIISYKRSDEKLRVEVLNAVNLIPLDSNGSSDPFVQISLEPKHIFPQVEPHYTKIINCELNPLFEESFEFLVTLEQCQSTGACLMVTVLDHDTLGSDDFEGEAFLSLKAVPGVAGGGASPDPAPAQIRLPLLHPKPNSETTLKLLEARKGEREAQAFVKQRRQREKKSQET
- the unc13d gene encoding protein unc-13 homolog D isoform X1; amino-acid sequence: MSKRTNLKQEMWRRTPLEGSDHQCYREDSASLAAPADSMVPVQDGTTTDRLLVPPQESLPSGPGSPRGRTRQGSPARKLGTTRRQKDRKDFKDPENPEERERRHKDQLKPLYKELLYTIEHRLGKTTSKMEYSSSQLLDYIKEAFGMTDAEHESLYDKVKHAERPVYALKVTVKEAKEILGKDVSGFSDPYCLLSILQKSQEPPCTSAGAKPQKAVVKELAQHGEIFQTDIKKQTLNPIWVETFTLVFENITSANFHMEMMDKDEEVSLAQKLDEFRTNFYGLKRMIKDAKKEKGQDDFLGNIVLRLQDLHCTEDRWYNLGPQTETYPDRGKCHLQLKLIHKERDETLSAGRSPYVNYSGILQQLVHAHISKQQDSRPWKGEICGEGTTLLEHYATQNDISPFLQDLAKWVAYSKLYQSLEVDSTVLFQQLTSIEYHWDLQELPYQQKQELGDSLHGFLKYGLCLVSKYRDIFQPTPQTTPRLHTLLRVLVQICKTRAFQKLNPANFDLHDEVIDAVINGTEEWFNIKKGLHQPMTKDLLESVSALCLLIREVQEDIRLNKDVWNRVFVSAVQLDVFTIVYQKLDALLAVEVRATLSQLEDHMDQSLANSLFPMYLSLQAIHKDKAYLQKRGKLLQLTSFHEDFREALPYWLNKAFSTTLERVEKAVEVDQLQPLQTGAVAVKHSSSAVDLAACLQPLWQLWEQLGWPDSEEGFMLMVKLTEDMCKIASSYCRLLKSRVQRLSENSDPGSAVNMLCVVVNDLEHLHSVLNRLPQQLNWAGLRERTRNVIGEAQFQNTLPSQLQHTQAVLNREIRSAVDTLGKKMHTDIEAFVRGMATRHRLPSRSTEDAVNPLMKYLEKELKYMNENLVQENFSSLLTPLWTNSVKILHQVSQQEDSSVIYFQRLQFTLQCLEQCFHAEGNGLPLNTLHTEEYKALQNHLMLNSMTCKQLMEKFFERKVWEQKVCHGEKYGAVTLIISYKRSDEKLRVEVLNAVNLIPLDSNGSSDPFVQISLEPKHIFPQVEPHYTKIINCELNPLFEESFEFLVTLEQCQSTGACLMVTVLDHDTLGSDDFEGEAFLSLKAVPGVAGGGASPDPAPAQIRLPLLHPKPNSETTLKLLEARKGEREAQAFVKQRRQREKKSQET